A region from the Bacteroidota bacterium genome encodes:
- a CDS encoding ketoacyl-ACP synthase III, which yields MTSTRIAGIGHYVPENRITNADLEKLMDTTDAWIQERTGIRERRYANVPEQSTSWMGAQAATMALAHAGLSAADVDCIIFATLSSEYFFPGCACTIQNHLDFKSNLAAYDIRMQCSGFVYGLQMADAFIKTGFYRTILLVGAELQSTSLNKTTAGRDVAVIFGDGAGAVVLTGTQEAGTGILSHSMHSEGKYAKELWCYGPTPLEPVRVTHEMVDSGIHFPQMNGRYVFKHAVTRFPEVLKESLDKIGKTVTDLDWFIPHQANLRITEAVGSSLGISPEKVVSNIQKYGNTTAASIPLAMSELVHAGTIQRGDLIGLAAFGAGFTWGSVIIRY from the coding sequence ATGACAAGCACCCGGATTGCCGGAATCGGCCATTATGTTCCCGAGAACCGTATTACCAACGCAGACCTTGAAAAACTGATGGATACCACCGATGCCTGGATTCAGGAACGGACCGGTATCAGGGAAAGGCGGTATGCGAATGTGCCTGAACAATCGACCAGCTGGATGGGTGCTCAGGCGGCCACCATGGCTTTGGCCCATGCCGGACTGTCGGCGGCAGATGTGGATTGTATCATTTTTGCGACGCTTTCCTCAGAGTATTTCTTCCCGGGCTGTGCCTGTACCATTCAGAATCATCTCGATTTTAAATCCAATCTGGCAGCCTATGATATCAGGATGCAGTGCAGTGGTTTTGTTTACGGTTTGCAAATGGCAGATGCATTTATCAAAACCGGGTTTTACCGGACGATTCTGCTGGTCGGAGCTGAATTGCAATCGACTTCTCTGAACAAGACCACGGCGGGCCGGGATGTGGCGGTCATTTTCGGTGACGGAGCCGGTGCGGTGGTTCTGACGGGAACTCAGGAAGCAGGAACGGGTATTCTGAGTCATTCCATGCATTCTGAAGGAAAATACGCAAAAGAATTGTGGTGTTATGGACCAACCCCGCTGGAACCGGTCCGGGTAACCCATGAGATGGTTGACTCGGGAATCCATTTTCCGCAGATGAATGGCCGCTATGTGTTCAAGCATGCGGTTACCCGGTTCCCTGAAGTACTGAAGGAATCGCTGGATAAAATCGGAAAGACCGTCACAGATCTGGACTGGTTTATCCCACATCAGGCCAATTTACGGATTACCGAAGCAGTCGGATCCTCTCTGGGCATTTCACCTGAGAAGGTGGTTTCAAACATTCAGAAATACGGGAACACCACTGCAGCCTCTATTCCGCTTGCCATGTCTGAACTGGTCCATGCAGGAACGATACAGCGGGGGGATCTGATCGGACTGGCGGCATTTGGCGCCGGCTTTACCTGGGGAAGTGTGATAATCCGCTACTAA
- the rfaD gene encoding ADP-glyceromanno-heptose 6-epimerase → MFIITGGAGFIGSVLAWKLNQEGITDIMIVDNLSTSTKWKNLPGRRYEDYIHRDAFLEMINQNKLPSDIQAIFHMGACSSTTEADADYLMRNNYQYSKTLAEYAIRKRIRFIYASSAATFGDGTRGFQDDETALDQLLPMNMYGYSKHLFDVYARRKDWFSEIAGLKFFNVFGPNEYHKGEMASVVYKSWLQILETGRVKLFKSNHPDYRDGEQLRDFIYVKDVVDVMWWLYQNPRVNGLFNLGTGTPRTWKDLVSGVFHAMNQPVKIEFIDMPPSLRKSYQNFTVAPMQKLAATGCPVAFQPLESAVHDYVTNYLMTPYPNL, encoded by the coding sequence ATGTTTATCATCACCGGCGGTGCAGGCTTTATTGGTAGTGTTCTGGCCTGGAAATTGAATCAGGAAGGAATCACCGATATCATGATCGTGGATAACCTTTCCACCAGCACCAAGTGGAAAAACCTTCCGGGTCGCCGGTATGAAGACTACATCCACCGCGATGCCTTTCTCGAGATGATCAATCAGAATAAGCTGCCTTCCGATATTCAGGCCATTTTTCACATGGGTGCCTGTTCATCGACCACCGAGGCAGATGCCGACTACCTTATGCGGAACAACTACCAGTACAGCAAGACACTGGCCGAATATGCCATCAGAAAACGTATCCGGTTCATCTATGCAAGCAGTGCGGCCACCTTCGGTGACGGAACCCGCGGATTTCAGGACGATGAAACTGCCTTGGATCAATTGCTCCCCATGAACATGTACGGGTATTCCAAACACCTTTTCGATGTATATGCCCGCCGCAAAGACTGGTTTTCCGAAATCGCCGGCCTCAAGTTTTTTAATGTGTTCGGACCCAATGAATACCACAAGGGTGAAATGGCCTCGGTGGTGTATAAATCCTGGTTGCAGATTCTGGAAACCGGCCGGGTCAAGCTTTTTAAATCAAACCACCCCGATTACCGCGATGGCGAGCAACTGCGCGACTTCATCTATGTGAAAGATGTGGTTGATGTCATGTGGTGGCTGTATCAGAATCCAAGGGTAAACGGCCTGTTCAACCTTGGAACCGGTACCCCCCGCACCTGGAAAGACCTCGTATCGGGTGTCTTCCATGCCATGAACCAGCCTGTGAAGATCGAATTCATCGACATGCCCCCCTCCCTCAGAAAATCCTACCAGAATTTCACCGTGGCTCCCATGCAGAAACTGGCTGCCACCGGTTGCCCGGTTGCCTTCCAACCGCTCGAGTCGGCAGTACATGATTATGTGACCAATTATCTCATGACTCCCTACCCGAATCTTTAG
- a CDS encoding rubrerythrin — translation MNLKSSKTIENLKAAFAGESQANRRYLYFARQADIEGYPEVASVFKNTADGETGHAFGHLDFIKEVGDPATGMPIGETAENLKAAVAGETYEYTEMYPGFAKTAREEGFAEVAEWFETLARAEKSHAGKFQATLDAM, via the coding sequence ATGAATCTGAAGTCATCAAAGACCATTGAAAATCTGAAGGCTGCATTTGCCGGTGAATCCCAGGCCAATCGCCGCTATCTGTATTTTGCCCGTCAGGCCGATATCGAAGGCTATCCTGAAGTCGCCAGCGTGTTCAAGAACACCGCTGATGGCGAAACCGGACACGCTTTCGGCCACCTCGATTTCATCAAGGAAGTGGGTGATCCTGCAACCGGAATGCCCATCGGCGAAACCGCAGAAAACCTGAAAGCCGCTGTTGCCGGTGAAACCTATGAGTACACCGAAATGTACCCGGGTTTTGCAAAAACCGCCCGTGAGGAAGGCTTTGCAGAAGTTGCAGAGTGGTTCGAAACCCTCGCCCGCGCCGAGAAATCACACGCCGGAAAGTTCCAGGCAACTCTCGACGCCATGTAA
- a CDS encoding 4Fe-4S dicluster domain-containing protein: MAANHHDTTNAIYDVYNPTYWDPASLSHELNRIYDICNGCRLCFNICPSFPALFNSIDQHTDLKRARAVQSGLVSEKIEKETYDDSRPEGEHAVEASIEATFSGTVYDLTDEEKWKVVDLCYQCKLCDPVCPYTPAKGHDFQLDFPKLMTRAQAIRTRKRGVRPNDKFLSNTDFSGKMGTMMAPLTNFANNTKLIRSAMHKIIGIHKDRMLPDFQSETLEKWYKKHKATVKTSASSGEKVVIFATCFTNNNDPSVGKAAIRILEHNEVEVQYPVQQCCGAPYLSPGDFEGFKKQSLPNILELSRWVEKGYKIVVTGPPTCSLTIKTEYLHYFSKNEPDVYRKIQMVAAATMDISEYLVSLHKQGKLKTDFKHEIGTVNYHLSCHLKAQNMGYKSRDLLRVVPNTKVNLIDKCSGMDGGWGMKAEFFDDSMAVAAKLVNSLKSKECNTTCSDCTLAGLQVYQASKQEIKPVHPVVTLYNAYGFDEKEG, encoded by the coding sequence ATGGCCGCCAATCATCATGATACCACCAACGCCATTTACGATGTGTACAACCCGACTTATTGGGATCCGGCCTCCCTCTCCCATGAACTGAACCGCATTTACGACATCTGCAACGGGTGCCGGCTGTGTTTCAACATCTGCCCGTCGTTTCCCGCTCTTTTTAACAGCATCGATCAGCATACAGACCTGAAACGGGCCAGAGCCGTTCAGTCAGGCCTGGTTTCAGAAAAAATCGAAAAGGAAACCTATGACGATTCCCGGCCCGAGGGAGAACATGCCGTCGAGGCTTCAATCGAAGCCACCTTTTCGGGCACGGTCTATGACCTGACGGATGAAGAAAAATGGAAAGTGGTCGACCTGTGCTACCAATGCAAATTGTGTGATCCGGTCTGCCCCTACACACCAGCCAAAGGTCACGATTTTCAGCTGGATTTCCCCAAACTGATGACCAGGGCCCAGGCCATCCGGACAAGAAAACGGGGCGTCAGGCCAAATGACAAATTCCTGAGCAACACAGACTTTTCCGGCAAAATGGGAACCATGATGGCTCCTCTGACCAACTTTGCCAATAACACCAAACTCATCCGGTCGGCCATGCACAAAATCATTGGCATCCACAAAGACCGTATGTTACCTGATTTTCAGAGTGAAACACTCGAGAAATGGTATAAAAAACACAAAGCAACCGTTAAAACCAGTGCCTCCAGCGGCGAAAAGGTGGTCATCTTCGCCACCTGTTTCACCAACAACAACGATCCGTCTGTTGGTAAGGCCGCTATCCGGATTCTGGAGCACAATGAGGTCGAGGTTCAATACCCGGTTCAGCAATGTTGCGGGGCTCCCTACCTCTCCCCCGGAGATTTTGAAGGATTTAAAAAACAATCCCTGCCAAACATCCTCGAACTGTCACGCTGGGTCGAAAAAGGATACAAAATTGTGGTGACCGGTCCTCCCACCTGTTCTCTGACCATAAAAACGGAATACCTGCATTACTTCAGTAAAAACGAGCCCGATGTATACCGGAAAATTCAGATGGTGGCTGCAGCAACCATGGATATTTCTGAGTACCTGGTGTCGCTGCACAAACAAGGCAAACTAAAAACAGACTTTAAGCACGAAATCGGTACAGTGAATTATCACTTGTCCTGCCATCTGAAAGCCCAGAATATGGGTTACAAGAGCCGGGATCTGCTGCGGGTGGTTCCAAACACCAAGGTGAACCTCATCGATAAATGTTCCGGTATGGATGGTGGATGGGGAATGAAAGCCGAGTTTTTTGATGACTCCATGGCTGTGGCTGCCAAACTGGTCAACTCCCTTAAGTCGAAGGAATGCAATACCACCTGCTCAGACTGTACCCTCGCCGGTCTGCAGGTTTACCAGGCAAGTAAACAGGAAATCAAACCCGTTCATCCGGTGGTCACCTTGTACAATGCCTACGGATTTGATGAAAAAGAAGGATAA
- a CDS encoding DUF3501 family protein, with the protein METIQVQSLLNIVEYEKVRNQYRQEMIDYKKNRRVFLGPQISMVFENMKTIKFQIQEMMRAERMIRDQEIEQEIEIYKTLLPTNNELSATLFIEITEEARIRQDLHQFIGMTDNQSLVLAVGSEKVVAMFEPGRSEEDKISSVHYIRFRFTPDQIRQFTNPDIPASFRISHRNYQHEFAIPPAMRASLISDLLA; encoded by the coding sequence ATGGAAACGATTCAGGTTCAATCCCTGCTTAATATTGTCGAGTATGAAAAGGTCCGCAACCAGTACCGCCAGGAAATGATCGACTATAAGAAAAACCGTCGGGTTTTTCTGGGTCCTCAGATTTCGATGGTTTTCGAAAACATGAAGACCATCAAATTCCAGATACAGGAAATGATGCGTGCTGAACGGATGATTCGTGATCAGGAAATTGAACAGGAAATCGAAATTTATAAAACCCTGCTTCCGACTAACAATGAACTCAGCGCCACGCTTTTCATCGAAATCACCGAGGAAGCGCGTATCCGCCAGGATCTTCATCAATTCATCGGAATGACCGACAATCAGTCACTGGTCCTTGCGGTTGGTTCAGAAAAAGTGGTTGCCATGTTTGAACCAGGTCGCAGCGAGGAAGATAAAATTTCCTCGGTTCACTACATCCGGTTCCGTTTTACACCCGATCAGATCAGACAATTCACAAATCCGGATATTCCCGCCTCCTTCCGCATCAGCCACCGGAATTATCAGCATGAGTTTGCCATTCCTCCTGCCATGAGAGCCTCGCTGATCAGTGATCTGTTGGCATGA
- a CDS encoding DNA internalization-related competence protein ComEC/Rec2, with protein sequence MAQPIGFLATATVFGMAAAPLTGHLPWWIPAGLATIGLGLSLSSLFRRNLLVLPLRLVLIWSAVALLASQWYTAGTRKPDLPDLSVAVPVRVTVLRTDRQPNGKAVVDFRIHAISDTEKWIPVQAGLRVYADSITGPWWQEGIGYELLVPLKKPPPATNFHDFDFKSWLLKNNIHYLIRSTEIRSASLFPELNDSFGILIGRLRFRIERILAQSIPSSDGQAFARGLLLGSRSWVEKEDIQAFSETGTLHILSVSGLHAGLVALILYTPLIRLRSRFPGKGEKIRVLITLAGLAFYGQLTGWPVSMIRSIIMTSAFLSTNLMNRHRESWSPWLFSLTAILWLFPDQLTDPGFLLSFLAVGAVIIASRVLSHYSGDRPVNPVLSSGFITVLAVLATAPVTVALFQNLPFSGSAANLLIIPLTSLVLIFTFLAVLAAPFPFLSEAYGEAVSLFTDWIYQVVSAAHQLPGSFFRFQSGDWLWLLVWVSLLVALFAWNWCRTTFAAWLCVWIAILALVTRFFQPLPTRVDFIDCGQGDLSVIRTERHLILIDAGPEWADRKPVSSTISGLVKSAGEAEIDWLIVTHPHLDHYGGAVTLPVPIRRLVIGDTLHAGPHFHRWISHLKSQGTDVTQVNHTLKINLGASEALYVVNATEPTDQANNQSLLIRYQGKNQSVLWAGDAEADLENHFSRALPAGFLHASILKISHHGSRTSSEHQFLETVEPAWVVISAGRNNEYGHPHQETLTVLREKQIPTLITAQSGGIRLVPGEEGAVPVTCLNLKELGKW encoded by the coding sequence TTGGCCCAGCCCATTGGATTTCTGGCAACTGCAACGGTCTTTGGAATGGCAGCCGCCCCGCTAACCGGGCACCTGCCATGGTGGATTCCTGCTGGTCTGGCAACCATTGGACTGGGTCTGAGTCTGTCTTCACTTTTTCGCAGGAACCTGTTGGTGCTCCCATTACGGCTGGTGCTTATTTGGTCTGCAGTAGCCCTTCTTGCCTCCCAATGGTACACGGCAGGGACACGGAAGCCCGATCTACCCGATCTGTCCGTAGCCGTTCCTGTACGGGTCACCGTCCTCAGGACCGACCGGCAACCCAACGGAAAGGCCGTGGTTGATTTCCGTATCCATGCCATTTCCGATACAGAAAAATGGATTCCCGTACAAGCTGGTCTGCGGGTTTATGCAGATTCTATAACCGGTCCGTGGTGGCAGGAAGGAATCGGATACGAATTGTTGGTTCCCTTAAAAAAACCGCCGCCGGCCACGAATTTTCATGACTTCGATTTTAAATCGTGGTTGTTAAAGAACAACATTCATTATCTCATCCGCTCCACAGAAATCAGATCGGCCAGCCTGTTTCCCGAACTGAATGATTCCTTCGGCATTTTGATCGGCAGGCTGCGCTTCCGGATTGAACGGATTCTTGCACAATCCATTCCGTCATCCGATGGCCAGGCCTTTGCAAGAGGGTTGCTTCTCGGAAGCCGCTCTTGGGTGGAAAAGGAAGATATTCAGGCCTTCTCAGAAACCGGGACCCTCCATATTCTCAGCGTCAGCGGACTTCATGCAGGCTTGGTGGCGCTGATTCTCTATACACCCCTGATTCGGCTGAGAAGCCGCTTCCCGGGAAAGGGCGAAAAAATACGGGTGCTGATCACATTGGCAGGTCTGGCTTTTTACGGGCAACTCACCGGTTGGCCGGTCAGTATGATTCGTTCTATCATCATGACCTCTGCATTTCTCTCCACAAACCTGATGAACCGGCACAGGGAATCCTGGTCCCCATGGCTGTTTTCCCTGACGGCCATCTTATGGCTGTTTCCCGACCAATTGACCGATCCAGGATTTCTGTTATCGTTTCTGGCTGTTGGTGCTGTGATCATTGCCTCGCGGGTTCTCAGTCATTATTCCGGTGACCGTCCGGTTAATCCGGTCCTGTCTTCTGGTTTTATCACCGTTCTGGCTGTTCTGGCTACCGCACCGGTAACGGTTGCCCTTTTTCAGAATCTGCCTTTTTCCGGATCGGCCGCCAATCTGCTGATCATCCCGCTGACGAGCCTGGTCCTGATCTTCACCTTTCTTGCGGTATTGGCTGCTCCGTTTCCCTTTCTTTCCGAAGCCTATGGAGAGGCGGTTTCCCTGTTTACCGACTGGATCTATCAGGTCGTTTCAGCAGCACATCAGCTGCCGGGATCCTTTTTCCGGTTTCAATCAGGCGATTGGCTCTGGCTGTTGGTATGGGTCTCGCTTCTGGTGGCCCTTTTTGCCTGGAACTGGTGCAGAACCACTTTTGCAGCATGGCTATGTGTTTGGATTGCAATATTGGCCCTGGTAACCCGGTTTTTTCAACCGCTGCCCACCCGTGTTGATTTTATCGATTGCGGTCAGGGCGACCTGTCGGTGATCCGGACGGAGAGACACCTGATTTTAATTGATGCTGGTCCGGAATGGGCAGACAGGAAACCAGTTTCATCCACCATTTCCGGTCTGGTGAAATCGGCTGGTGAGGCAGAAATTGACTGGCTGATTGTGACCCATCCGCATCTCGATCATTATGGGGGTGCAGTCACGTTGCCAGTGCCAATCCGAAGGCTGGTAATCGGGGATACTTTACACGCCGGTCCTCATTTTCACCGATGGATTTCCCACCTGAAAAGCCAGGGAACAGACGTTACTCAGGTCAATCACACGTTAAAAATAAACCTGGGCGCCAGCGAAGCGTTGTATGTCGTTAATGCAACAGAACCTACCGATCAGGCAAATAATCAGAGTCTGCTGATCAGGTATCAGGGGAAAAATCAGTCGGTGCTGTGGGCCGGGGATGCTGAGGCGGATCTCGAAAACCATTTTTCAAGAGCTCTTCCCGCCGGTTTCCTGCATGCATCCATCCTTAAAATTTCCCATCATGGGAGCAGAACCAGTTCAGAACACCAGTTTCTGGAAACCGTAGAGCCGGCGTGGGTTGTGATTTCGGCTGGAAGAAACAATGAGTATGGTCATCCCCATCAGGAAACTTTGACTGTTTTACGGGAAAAACAGATTCCGACCCTCATCACAGCACAATCGGGAGGAATTCGTCTGGTTCCCGGTGAGGAAGGGGCGGTACCGGTTACCTGCCTGAATCTGAAGGAGCTGGGGAAATGGTGA
- a CDS encoding biopolymer transporter ExbD: MQHQTFSPADPSALNPPQERPVRTYNRVFLDMTPMVDMAFLLLTFFMLTTVYRQPAQLSIQPGESQTQRQGAGEPMGETPRISILRDGRVVWSSREGEQVQSSPDSLFNAMRTGQFPAGETPLILSPEAGVSYGQVVGVLDGLYLLNRNKITISPAPSDSGR, encoded by the coding sequence ATGCAACATCAAACGTTTTCACCTGCTGACCCGTCAGCCCTGAACCCTCCGCAGGAACGTCCGGTACGAACGTATAACCGGGTCTTTCTGGACATGACACCCATGGTGGACATGGCTTTTCTGCTGCTTACCTTTTTCATGCTGACCACTGTTTACCGTCAGCCTGCGCAACTTTCCATCCAGCCGGGCGAGTCGCAAACTCAGAGACAGGGCGCCGGTGAACCGATGGGGGAAACACCCAGAATTTCCATTTTGCGGGATGGCCGGGTGGTCTGGTCTTCCCGGGAAGGGGAGCAGGTACAATCAAGTCCGGATTCACTGTTCAATGCCATGCGTACCGGGCAGTTCCCGGCAGGTGAAACACCCCTCATTCTCAGTCCGGAAGCAGGAGTATCCTATGGTCAGGTGGTCGGTGTTCTGGATGGACTTTATCTTCTGAACCGCAATAAAATCACCATTTCCCCAGCTCCTTCAGATTCAGGCAGGTAA
- a CDS encoding biopolymer transporter ExbD, protein MAVNQTDKTRRLRLDMTAFVDVAFLLLTFFIMTTTFGSPSRLPVDLPMGNRSAEDAQLGRVVVSLAGPNQLEVFYNPDASGNRRLTTHTMRELKELKSDLIAVQKADSAFSLQLRVDQSVAYATVDSLIGLFRECNIKRFHLLTRQP, encoded by the coding sequence ATGGCCGTGAATCAAACTGATAAAACACGTCGTTTACGCCTGGATATGACGGCGTTTGTGGATGTGGCCTTTCTGCTGCTGACGTTTTTTATCATGACCACCACCTTTGGGAGTCCGAGCCGGTTGCCAGTGGACCTTCCCATGGGGAACCGGTCTGCAGAAGATGCTCAGCTGGGACGGGTGGTTGTTTCCCTGGCTGGCCCCAACCAACTGGAAGTGTTTTATAACCCCGATGCCAGCGGAAACCGGCGACTGACTACTCATACCATGCGGGAGCTTAAGGAACTGAAATCGGACCTGATTGCCGTTCAAAAAGCTGATTCTGCGTTTTCACTTCAACTTCGGGTGGATCAATCGGTTGCCTATGCAACGGTTGACAGCCTGATCGGACTATTCAGAGAATGCAACATCAAACGTTTTCACCTGCTGACCCGTCAGCCCTGA
- a CDS encoding MotA/TolQ/ExbB proton channel family protein has product MMNYRLFNFLLITLAAILAVIIYFYLLPGFIRDGGYLVIALLFMSILMIGWVTDRLIVITVELSWSDPSANGKGVPGGRFWVNTAIDQAGSAEVRKRYHQILPLLEANLSGIATLATISTLVGLLGTTIGMIRSFQALATYGAPDAVQLSVGISEALINTAGGLMVAITGIVFHNLFQRRLERFDAAVRNYHGRESN; this is encoded by the coding sequence ATGATGAATTACCGACTGTTTAATTTCTTACTGATCACACTGGCTGCCATTCTTGCTGTGATTATTTATTTCTACCTGCTCCCCGGATTTATCAGAGATGGTGGCTATCTGGTAATTGCCCTTCTTTTTATGAGTATTCTGATGATCGGATGGGTCACCGACCGGCTCATTGTAATAACGGTTGAATTATCCTGGTCAGATCCATCCGCAAACGGAAAGGGAGTTCCTGGTGGTCGGTTCTGGGTTAACACGGCCATTGACCAGGCAGGCAGTGCCGAGGTCAGGAAACGATATCATCAGATTCTTCCGCTTCTCGAAGCCAATCTGAGTGGAATTGCGACCCTCGCCACGATCTCAACCCTGGTCGGATTGCTTGGAACAACCATTGGGATGATCCGGTCCTTTCAGGCACTGGCCACGTACGGCGCCCCCGATGCGGTTCAGTTATCGGTGGGGATTTCGGAAGCGCTGATTAACACCGCGGGTGGTTTGATGGTTGCCATCACCGGAATTGTCTTTCACAACCTGTTTCAGCGCAGACTCGAACGTTTTGATGCTGCCGTCAGGAATTATCATGGCCGTGAATCAAACTGA
- a CDS encoding SDR family oxidoreductase: MEIKGKRALVLGGAGLVGRSTCRLLVEEGVTELVISSLKEEESITFINELRQEMDTRGVRLVPVGGNLFVRQEMKDLSRTDIFNHPERKDRFIRDVIDPLTPDILQQSWLYQILQNYQPHIVIDCVNTATAVAYQDIFTAASELYELLQANPSVQTDLIGSRTGDLIGTLYIPQLIRHVQVLLNGMKSGGTSIYIKVGTSGTGGMGLNIPYTHSEDKPSRMLLAKSAIAGAHTLLLFLMGRTPDGPIIKEVKPTAAIAWKRIAYGPVMVKGKPVLLTDCPPGSAFPLEGELAPVLADPSRFNVLKDKETPRYLEAPFIDTGENGMFSLGEFEALTEEGQMEFITPEEISRTIIWEIKGRNTGADIVNALDNATMGPTYRAGYLRNRALEKLRELETIHGVDSVAFEMLGPPKLSKLLYETYILKRIMGGFEQILSTSDVELSAKMTQWVSENEDYRARILSIGIPILLPDGKSILRGPVIKVPGGTHSHHLSPALTDQWARDGWIDLRPSNMAVWKKRIQAIISSAESVPGHDTSSRIVRDHQYWFSPGDGQIHIGKVAAWIFINEEKGERMKA, translated from the coding sequence ATGGAAATCAAGGGAAAACGTGCGCTCGTTCTGGGCGGAGCAGGACTGGTTGGCCGGTCGACCTGTCGTCTGCTCGTTGAAGAAGGGGTGACCGAACTGGTGATCAGCTCACTCAAGGAAGAGGAATCGATCACCTTTATCAATGAACTCCGCCAGGAAATGGATACCCGCGGTGTGCGGCTGGTGCCCGTTGGTGGAAATCTGTTTGTTCGGCAGGAAATGAAAGACCTGTCCCGCACTGACATTTTCAACCATCCCGAACGGAAAGACCGGTTCATCCGCGATGTCATTGACCCCCTTACCCCCGACATACTTCAGCAATCCTGGCTTTATCAGATTCTGCAGAACTACCAACCCCACATTGTCATTGATTGTGTCAACACAGCAACTGCAGTTGCCTATCAGGATATTTTCACTGCTGCTTCAGAATTGTATGAACTACTGCAGGCAAACCCGTCGGTTCAAACAGATCTGATCGGCAGCCGGACCGGTGATCTGATCGGGACTTTATACATTCCACAGCTGATCCGGCATGTTCAGGTGTTGCTGAATGGAATGAAATCGGGGGGGACATCCATCTATATAAAGGTGGGAACCTCCGGAACAGGCGGCATGGGATTAAACATTCCCTATACGCACTCTGAGGATAAACCATCAAGAATGCTGCTTGCGAAATCGGCCATTGCCGGTGCACATACCCTGCTGCTTTTCCTCATGGGGCGCACTCCCGACGGTCCGATAATCAAGGAAGTGAAACCAACCGCCGCCATTGCCTGGAAGCGCATTGCATACGGACCTGTCATGGTGAAAGGCAAACCGGTTCTTCTGACTGACTGTCCGCCCGGCTCGGCATTCCCGCTGGAAGGTGAACTGGCTCCGGTTCTTGCAGATCCCTCCCGTTTCAATGTGCTGAAGGACAAGGAAACCCCCAGGTACCTGGAGGCCCCGTTTATCGATACCGGTGAAAACGGCATGTTTTCGCTGGGTGAATTCGAAGCGCTCACCGAAGAGGGGCAAATGGAATTTATCACTCCGGAAGAAATTTCACGTACCATCATCTGGGAAATCAAGGGAAGAAACACCGGGGCCGATATTGTCAATGCACTCGATAATGCCACCATGGGGCCGACCTATCGTGCCGGTTACCTCAGAAATCGGGCTCTCGAAAAACTGAGAGAACTGGAAACCATACATGGGGTCGATTCGGTGGCCTTTGAAATGCTCGGTCCCCCCAAGCTGTCAAAACTGTTGTATGAGACATATATTCTGAAACGTATCATGGGAGGATTTGAGCAGATACTTTCAACAAGTGATGTTGAATTGAGTGCAAAAATGACACAGTGGGTCAGTGAAAATGAGGATTACCGGGCCCGGATACTTTCGATTGGAATCCCAATCCTACTGCCGGATGGAAAGTCTATTCTCAGAGGTCCGGTTATTAAGGTTCCAGGTGGAACGCATTCTCATCATCTATCTCCTGCATTGACCGACCAGTGGGCGCGGGATGGCTGGATTGATCTGAGACCCTCAAACATGGCAGTCTGGAAAAAACGGATACAGGCGATCATCAGCAGTGCTGAATCGGTTCCCGGGCATGATACCAGTTCACGGATTGTCAGAGACCATCAATACTGGTTCTCACCCGGTGACGGTCAGATTCATATCGGTAAAGTGGCCGCCTGGATCTTCATCAATGAAGAAAAAGGGGAGAGAATGAAGGCTTAA
- a CDS encoding histone H1 has protein sequence MAKNRYSDLSNLLEGAQKDFAAFYEKGNKAAGTRVRKAMNDLKALASDIRKEVQDLKNKEA, from the coding sequence ATGGCAAAAAACCGCTATTCTGATCTGAGCAATCTCTTGGAAGGGGCCCAGAAAGATTTTGCTGCTTTCTATGAAAAAGGTAACAAGGCAGCCGGTACCCGGGTACGTAAAGCCATGAATGACTTGAAAGCGCTGGCTTCAGATATTCGCAAAGAAGTTCAGGATCTCAAAAACAAAGAAGCCTGA